The following DNA comes from Bos indicus x Bos taurus breed Angus x Brahman F1 hybrid unplaced genomic scaffold, Bos_hybrid_MaternalHap_v2.0 SuperScaffold_100184, whole genome shotgun sequence.
GTGCGTCAGAAAGATAATACGAGCCACCTACACAATCTAAAATTTCCTGAAAACCAACAGGCTACTCGACGTCCTTCTTTCACCATGAGTCTTGAAATCCTCTGTGTGATTTCCACATCGGGCTTTGCACCAGCCTGTCTCACGTGCTCAGGGGCTGCACGAGGCGAGTGACTGCCGTGGCCGACAGCACAGAGCTTCCAGGTTGAGTTGAGTGACTCACAAACTTGGCCCGTTTGACTTGTTTTACCCCATGAGCAAGTGAAGTGGGCTGTAGAGGAATGAATGTGAGGAATGCAGGTGAGCTCCATGGAGACAGTTTAAAGCAGTGAGAGGAGGGAGGGCAATAGAGTGAGTCATGTCCCCCTGACCCGAAACCCCCGCCTGAAGTCTAGCTTCTCTCTACAGACTTCATCGTTGTTAATGGCTTGCCATGTTTCCTCCAGAGAAACCTTTTCTACACCTGAGATGGAACTTCCTCTTCATTATGGTTTATAAGGGTTAATATTGTTCTGAGTGTTTCTATTTGCTAGGGACTCTTAGAGAACATTTTCTCAGAATTACAATGTTGGGAGTTGATACCTACTGATGTAACCTGTTCTGCACATTTTGGTGCAAGTCACTTTACATCCAAAAAGCAAGCGGTGCAGGCTGTGTCATTTGCTGTTTCGTAGGACCAGCTGATTCTAAACCTGGAAACCCTGAGAGCCGAAGTGGACCAGACGAGACCGCGAGGGGCTCCCTTCCACCACAGGTAGGCTGCTCCCCCGGGCAGCTCCCCTCAGCGCTGTCGAGTGTGACAAGGGCCTGTCTGGTGTGTGGACAGTATGACTGGGTGTTGCTCATGGTCGCACCTCAAGGAGCCTGTAGCTTCGTGGCCAGCGAGAGGGAAGAGACAAGCATCATTCCTTAGGGTCAAACTTGGTACCAGGGAGTGGTGTCACAGGATTGACAACACTCAAAACCACAGGCAGAGGTTTGGAAGTAGGGGGCCGACCAGTTGGTATTTGGGCGTATTCATCTGAGGGGCCTGACAGACTGTGACACTGACGTTTCTGAAGAGTCACAGAAGGTTAATGACCTGTAGTCTTTTGACTGCGGTGGGAGGAATCACCTGGCTTGTGAATGAGGAGAGCAGATTACTGAGCATCCTGATTTTTTCTTCCTCGTTGTTATAGGGGCGGTAATTCTTATtaagtatttaaatgtttctttggctTCTTCACGGAAAATGGTCACAAGTGAGAGATAAACTTTAGCAAAGGTTATTAAGTGCTTACTGGTgacattcattcatctgtagGAAATGGACTACTGCTTGAATCCTGACTTAGGAGACAGTTTGGAGCCCATACGCATATTTCTGTGTTTGAGTGCTTAGGGGATCCTCGCAGTCCAGAGCCCCCACCCAGCCTTCTTCTAGAGAAAAGGAGATGTCATTTGAGACAAAGGCAGAGCCAGAAACTGGTCCTGTGTCTGAAACCATGGTGGGTGGAGTTCAAGGAGAGCACGTGCCCTACAGAACAGGAGGGGACGTGGCCGGACTTGGTGGCAGAGCTCCTccagggtgaggggctggggctgtCATAGGTGGGGAACCCCTGCTCCCAGGGTGGACGAGATGAGTGTGAGGAGGACTGCGTAGacagtggaggaagaggaggtggacaCGGCCTCCTCCTCTTGGGGGTTTTTGGGTAACGAGGAGGGACCTGGTGCCAGGAACCGAGGCCTGACACAATTGGGGGCttcagatggagaagcctggggcCTGGTCACCAGTCCCGTGTGTGTCAGTGAGAGTGAGAGACGAGAAGAGGAAGCAGCCGCGGGGCAGGAGGAGCCGCTGTGCTCTGAAGACAGTGGGCCACAGCGGCCGGTGCGAGGGAGGGGTGTCTCCAGGAGGCAGCTCTGGAGGGGGTCacagcagtgacttagcagcacaggtGGGGCCTCAGAGTGGggcttgtgggcagtgtgggctgggtggggggcaCTGTGCTGcctcaggagggagggagtggggactgAAAACTGGCTCACAGGCAGGGCAGGCACGGCGTATTTGGTGGGACCTCCCAGAGGAATTGGtcactgccggggaccagccccagctgatccagggtattcgaagcggggacggcgtcggcgaggatcaggaaacaactgcttaattaaacgttaattaaggatataaagagtaatagaatgaggatagctcagtgaagaaattcagtggagaaaagaggctgaaataaggatagctcagtgaggaaattcagtggagaaaagaggctgaataattcagccagaaggtaagagaaagaacgacatggtgagaccaagtttcggtgaacaaggcccgcactttatttttcaaagtagtttttataccttaagttatgcatagaggataatgagggaaggggtagagtcttgcagcaagccaggctttcttcctgcaaacttatcatatgcaaaagcttaggtgatttgcatcatcttctggcccagaggcctgttaacactTTAAGACCTTCTCTTCagcaaacttatttttctctaaaggtgattggtcaggagccaccctccaaaagcattagataaagttgcattcctacagagcaaaggtgtggtgggctataacaagaaaaagaattaactcaagggtcccaggttacaaacattaaagctactacttacaccaattatattaatcaatacactgccagggacacagcaggtaagggatatggaaacttagcagcaaacattggcccaacaagtgaaaatcccttcaccaatacaatttctaatcaatcttttaactactcaaaagaatctgtgtttagacagtttagaacatctcctgcctctcacagttggcaggctctgaacaatcacatgtggccggaaaaacctattcaggcaggctagaggatttccaaaggagtttgtaggttgaaacactgtcacacccaggaattattaactggagctgtaagctaactcttttttcagagaggtagtgggggacagccccccgtaaagtcagaggtgtaggtgaaagcacaaagcagaaagtaggcagactctggttttgggggtagattgctcgagaatttccagggagactcctgaggcttgatcccgcctttgcgtatgccaagcctcctacctcatgacctttgccaggggtggagctcgctccccgcaggtCAACCTGTCTCTGAGACCTTCTCCCGGAGGAAAGAGCTTCgggtgaggagggggagagagatggaggCTGCACCCCGCAAGGGGACTGGGAGGTGATGGTTGGGGGTCGACCCAACCCGGAGGCCTCTGTGGCCCTCAGAGGACCCTCGAGGGTCCCCAGTCCACAGCAGGACTGTGTCGTACCCCCCACTCAGTTCCCAAGTGTGCTCTAGCCCGAGGCCCTTGGGTGGAAGTGGagcagagaagggaacagttctgtcaggagggaggggagatgggagggaagacaGGTGTGGCTCCTGGAGATTCCAGACTTCCATCTCCTGTGCAGCACAGTGTTCACAAAACCGTCGAGCAGAGCAGCGTGTGACCCCGAGCAGGCTGAGCTGGTGGTTGGCCCTGGCCACTCTGCAGACGTATGGGGTGTCCTGTCCTCGGAGGAAGGCCCTGTCTCCTGGGTTTAGGGAATCCTGCACATGGAGGCACCACCTTCGTCCcagagacaagactgagcagaaCCCGGGCGGTCCTGCAGTGCAGGCTGCTCACAGTCAAGGCGGGGCTGCCCTGCCTCCCAGCAGGCCCCTGCTGAGTGAGCTCCTGGCACCTGCAGGCCCAGGCCTTAGTGCTCAGGGCCTGAGCATCTGTGCTGGGCCTTGTTCAGCCCAGACTCTGGTGACACGCTCACCTCTGCTTTAATGGGAGACACCAGTGGTGCTCAGCTCCGAGCTGTGGGTCCAAGGCTTTTCTGCTGCGGGTTGTCTGAGGCGCCTTTAAAAACACTGAGAGTGGTGCAGACAGTGTTCCAGGCAGACCAGCGATTGTGATCCACAAACTTCCCGTGAGAGAGGGAGGTCAGAGCAGGCGTGGGCCAAAGGGGAGGTGGGGTGCCAAGGGGAAAGCAGAGCAGGTGCACACCCTGCCCTGGGACCTGAGAGCGGGCTCCGGGGGACCCTGGACGCCCCAACCCCAGACAGCCGATCCTGTCCTAGTCAGCTCCACACCCTCGCGGCAGCACTGCCTTCCCCACATACGGGAGTTTTCCAGCTGCTGGGGATGAGCCCTGAGTGTCTGCAGAGCAGCGGGCGGCCTGTTGCTATTGGAGCCAGGAGGGCAGTGCCCTCCCGGGGGCCCTTTTGCTGTGAAATTGCCGATCTTCCAAATGGACAGGCTTTGGCTCGTCTGACAGAGTGAGCTCTCTTTTCTTCTAACAGCACTCTTCTTCCCCGTGTGTTTCAGCCGACCCCACTTGGGCAGCGCCCCGGACCTCAGGTTCCCTGTGGCGGACCGGCCGGCAGACTCCTTGGGCAACGGGGCGGTGCTGCGGTGCCCCCAGAAAGGCCGGCTGGCAGCGCTGCACGATGAGCCATCCGAGGCAAGGACCCCGCCGCCCCCTTCCCATCCCTGGTGGGCACCTTGTGAGGCACCTGCCCCCTCACACTGTGGTCCTGAGGTGGGTTTGGAACAAAGCGCTGATAGATTGCTTTACGtctccccattttcctttttctggctaaGAGTTTACTTTGAAGGCatgctttttttccttaaccAATTTTGATTATTTGTGGCCTACTGTGAGGCCCAGCATGGTACTAATTAGCACAGTTTTGAAATCGTCCTACGAGTAAATGGATACACAATCCATCAGCTTATAGTGAGAAGAATTCTCATTGGGAGTTTAAGTGCCTTTATCTTTTCACCTCATTCATGCCATGTATTTGTTCATACATGTCTGTGTTTTGAGCTTCCACATTCAGTGAGCAGTTAGTTTGGGCCAGACATGGTCAAAAGTAGGACTCCAGCAGTGAATTAAAAACGATGTGTGTCCTTTATCCACTGCTACATAACGAATCATTGCAAAGCTTAGTGACTTCCCAGGGAGCAGCTCACAGTCCCCAGTGCCTGTGCATTGTAGCAGGCGGGCCTGATTCAGGGCCTCCTGAGGGCACAGACACGGGAAGGCCCCCCAAGGCTGGATGGCAGGCTTTCAGACTCACCTGGCTGCTGGGGACAGGCCGAGGTCCCTGCCGTGTGGCTTTCCCATGGCCTGGCTTTCCTCAGAACACCCTCTGAGAGCGAGAGTGCGGGGTTTAGCCCAGGGCCTTTCACACCCTGGTCTTGAGGCCGCACACCTTCACTTCTGTTTGTGAGAGTGAGCTGCCAAGTCCTGCCTCGCTCAGGGGCTGAGCAGGAGTTGCCTCTTCTGCCTCTTGAAGGGAGGAGGATGGAAGAATTTGTGGACCCCTTTTTAAACCCGCGCAGCCTGTTGAACAATAATGAGCAGGGAAAGGAGACCAGAGTGCCTGAGTTGTCCAAGGAGGAGGGGACGATCGTGTGTAAACAGGGTGGCCAGTGAGGTGACACCAGGAGGGTGACCTTGAACCAGAGACccggaggcaggaagagaagtagcCACTTGGAGATAGAAAAAGGGTCATGTCAACCAGCGGGGACAAGGGAGAGAGCGGGCCACAtcagggaggagcctgggctcAGGCCTGAGCAGTTCGAGGCCAGAGCCTATTTCCTGAGGTGAGGAGGGCTGCCGGGGCGGGGAGCTAAGAGCCGGGCCTCAGCCCTGTTGAGGTGGATGAGCCCATTGGGTGTTCCAGGGATGTGTCAGGAGAACAGCCGAGTGTTCCGGCCTGAATCCGGGAGAGAACTCATTCAGCTCAGGGTGGACTTGGGGTTGTGGGCGTACAGATGGCATTTAAAGGCATGAGCACGGTAAAGTCACCAGGCGGGTGCCGGTGGAAAGAGATGGGGTGCAAAGGTAGAGCTGTGGGGAACCCTGCATTCCAAGGTTGAGAAGGGGCACAAGGGACTGAGGAATAATCGCAAGGGAAGGcagggcctggagcccagggagagacatgctgggggcggggcggggggtggcgtGGGGGAGGGCAAGGAAGGGAGGGGGCTTGGTAACATGGGTTCCTTGAGCCCCCGGGGAATTGCCCTGCAGGGCGGGGCTCACAACCTGCTGGCAGCGAAGTGGAGACCTGGCAGGGAGGGGGACCGTAGAGGCCACTCCCAAGGAGCTTTCAGAGACCCGCAGTGGGCGCtgcagggagccctggaggaggaatctgCTGGTACCCCTTGTGCGATTGGAAGgcgagagaagggagaggacatGCCGACCGGGCTGATGGGGGTGAACCCATAGGCAGCTGGTTCACTGGAGCAGAGGAGGAATGATGGCAGGTGGTCCTGGAGCCAGCGAATGGGGTAGcccagccctggggtggggtCCTGATGAAGACAGGAGGCGAGGGCACTGGCCCCAGGGGTAGGGAGCCAACAAGCCAGCACCTCGAGGCTGCCCCTCAGTTCCTTTGAGGTCCTTtctgggaaagaaggcaggaccTGGGTGACAGTGTGGCAGGGGGGACGTTTTCCGAGAGAAGGGTGTGAGGTGTGAGAGCGGGAGGGCGGCACGGGGCCCCGCTGGCAGTATCCCATGTGTCTCTGATGACAGAGCCACCCTTGCGGTGCGAGGAGCCATCCCCCAGAACAGCCCAAGGGCCTGTGTCCCGAGAGGAGAGCCACGGAGGGGCTGGCCCTCCCGTCTGCTGGCTGCCCCTGCTTGCACCTCTCTGTGGGTGTTCAGACCAGCCTGGGAAATGGAGGTCTGAGAGCCTGGGAGGACGGCACACTCTGGTGAACTGGTACCAGTGATGACCACTGATTAGGGACCCAGCGGCTGCCGAGCTGAaaggttcttttttcttattttgctccAGCCTGGCTGATGGAGGCATGgatgtatttttgtaattttcagtttctgtctctgactCCATCAGCCCACCCTTGTGAATAACCTCATAGGATTGCCTGCCGTCCACGCTGAGACCTGAGTGTCACCAGGCCATCAAGGAACTGCATTCTCCCCCTGCCTGTTTCTTGAGTCCTGTTCGCTTAAGAGATGGCAGTGTCTCATGAGCATGGTGCATTTATCCAGAGTCAGGGCTTCCATGTAAAATTGCGTTCAGTTCCTGATAGACTTGAGCTGCCCTGAATGTTGCTGACAAGACGTGGTCCTCTCGTGCCCAGGTGCAGACCCGAAAGGAGCAGGACTGCGAGCGCACGCAGCAAGCCAGCATGCTGGCCGACGTGGCCCAGGCTTTTGAGAGTGATGAGAGCGTGTCTGACGACGAGGGCGACAGGGTCACCCTCTTCAGCTCAGCCACTCAGCTGTCGCCCAGCAGGCAGGCCAATGCCAAGACTCTGACCGTGATGATGCAGGAGCAGCTGGACATCATCAATGAAGAGATCCGGTGGGTGATCCTGAACTCAGCACCAGAAACTCGGTTTCTCTGAGGAGCTGTCTTCTCCTAGGGATGTCTGAGTGTTCCATAGTAAGAAACCTGACCTCAGGTCTGCTTCAGGAATTTTCAGTTTTGAGATGGCCCTTGATTACAGAGCTCGGTCAGCTGGGGCGTTCTGTCTATGGTGTGGTTTCCGCACTCTGTGGGGGCGGCAGGAGGCGTTGTGGGGTATCCCCCCTCAGCTCTGAGCACCAAGGTGGGTGAGGTGCCGAGGTGGTGTCCCCTGCGGCCCGTGGACCCTCCTGTGTCCCTCAGAGCCCCCCATGTTCTGGTGAGAAGCCACCTGGTGAAAGCTGGGGTTTTGGGGTTGGCAAATTCCCACTCAgatctgcattttcctttttaacttaatACAGTGTGAAGATTGGCTTGTTGTAAGACAGTGGTCcaaggacatgtgtttgagtttttctcatctcatcagtatatttaagatgttttctttagACACCGTCTTGGCAGTTATAACAATTTTCAAAACAGGATAGAATCAAAAGGCCTGCCTCGTGGTGAGCAGGGGGCCTTGGGTCTGGGTGCAGCCAGGTGGCTGGGAGCCCCGAGGCCTGCCTGGTGCCACACCCACACATCTATGCCCGTGTCCCGAGTCCACATTCAGAGTGGCCGCAGGCCGGTGACCCTGCACAGGACCAGGCAGAGCTGCTGCTCAGACTGTTCTTGCCACGTCAGCCCAGGCCGAGGTGCCCGTTCCTGTAGGCCGAGCGGGATGCTCCGGGGGAAAGGCAGGGGGTGTACGGGACAACCAGCAAACGCAGGTGGTGTCACCTGCCCATTTGACGCCAAGACAGACAGCTTTGTGGGCCGTGTTTGAGCACAGATGAGCTCAGAAAGATGGTCTTTCCGTGTCCCTGCAGGAAGTATGGAATGGttatagattaatatttttatttttacagcaagTTTTCAGGTAAAAGTGATTTTTCCTTATTCGACAAGTTGACTTGATGTAAATGGTCAATTCTGTCCATCAACTTGttatcaacagtgaaaaactttcCAGATGTATGAGTAGAAGTGAAGCTGGAGAGTTTACTTTCTGTAAGAATCTTGTATTTTAatctgaaaatcattttatttgcataatcgTGTATTTAAACTGCTATATAAAAACATCCACCACACATTAGGGGAGAAGAGCAGAAACTGTGAATTCTAGGTTAATGcagcacattgacatgaatccagaaACTCACACAAAGCTGGTGGAGAACTTCATAAAGTGATGCATTTGTATATatacaaccttaaaaaaaaaaaaaaaaaaaaagatcaactcaGCACTTCATCTGGTCTGGAGACTTGTGTTTAGAAACTGCAGCTTGTTTGTGAATTGCTGTTTTGATTATACAGAGTTCCTGATTCCCAGTGGAAAAGACTTGAGGCACTGACGTGCATGTCTGCCCTGAGAGCAGGGGAGGTAAGGGTTGTAAACttgaggtatctcttcacaggAAAGAGAATTGCCACCAGGGCCCCTTCAGAATGTTAgagtaaataagtgaaatcaaGCATGAATGATCAGGGCCAGTTTGGAAGACTCAATGCTAAGTTATTCTAAGTTTGAGAATATTCAAAAGAGGAAACGTAGAACCTTTTGGCTGAGATGTTCATTGAGCAACTGTTTCTGAAATTTGCTAATCATGACACAGAATGCCAGCCCAAATTTATTGTCCAGACAGGTCCCTCTGCTGACAAAGGCAGGTgatgtattttattctattttaggttgatcgaagaagagaaggagaacacGGAGCAGCGGGCCGAGGAGACTGagagcagggagggcagggggagcttAGGCAGCCTCCGTCGTTTTAAATCAGTGAGCTCCCTCAACCTGCTTTCCACCTCCTCGCATGCTGACTCCTGCCCGCCCCTGCCCAAGCCCAGAAGGAGGCAGCACAGCCTGGTGCAGGAGGGAGACCAGCTGGGCATCATGACTCTGGTATgtgtctgcctcctccctgccgcatccctcccccagcacgctgttttttgtttgttttttgttttttctctttataccCAGAAGAAAATCAGGTACATTTGCTACGCTCAGAGGtctaaaagtttttaaactgCCTAGTCTTTAATCATTCCACAATGGCACAGTGACAAATTAGTCTTGATATTTGGACCACCAACTTAGCACGTCATCATGAACTCAGCCAGAGCCTGCCTCTGTAACGTTGCACCTGGCCTGTGCTGGGCACAGCAGCTGCAGGGAAGTTTCTGTTCTCAGGGAGCAGACAGCTTCATGAAAGTAACCATAGGGAGCTCTCATGGCATGGGAAAGCCGTACAGCACATTCTCCATTGGGGATGCCTGGCTACAGGGTGCAGGGCATGCGGTGGGAACAAAACCAAGAATCTACACTGGTCTGCTTGTTGATGGACCTGGCCATGCGCTCAGTCCAGCTCTGTGTATGAAACCAGGTTAaaagcccagggccccagggccccagggaagaCGTCGGGCTGCCTCACTTTTCCGAGTCTAAAACTGGGATGACGACCTAGGGCTTTTGGTGACAGAGTGTGCGGCTCTAAAGCACATGTTCCAGCTTTCTTGCGTGTTTAGCTTAGGTGTTGTGAGTGTATTGCTGTTTACCCCGTGAAATCATGTGTACAAGATTCTGCTTTGTAACTGGACTTGTATTGTCTCTTTTTTCTGTTACCACCCATTTCATGTTAGCTGCATTGTTAGTCAGCTTGTAATTAAATTAACCGTGAATCATTTTAGCGGCCTGTGAAGTGGTAACTAGTCCACTTTGTGGTCTTTTGacactgtttttataatttgCATCATTGGCTAAttagttgatatttaaaattctttgatgaTTTCTCTGCGGATTCATGCTtgatttctttccaaatatttggaaaagaacaATTCTGTATGTTTTCCTTGCTGTTGGAGTTCTCTGACAGTGTGTCTGCTTTCATCACTGGTTTTGATTCCCTCCCTCATCCTGTTGTCTGCTTATTCGTCATGAATCCAGATCCCCCACCAGCCCCCGAGGCTGTAGTTTACCCATCCATCTCTCCTCCCCCGTCCCCTCACTTGCTCTGGTCATAGCCGTGCTGTGGTCCACAGCGTGTGTCCCCTTAGTTGGGTTTGTGCTTTGTCTTCATGTCTCATTAAATGGTGTTTTTCCCCCATAGCAGTAAGTTGAATTGGTGTATCACTATGCagttacaggagaaggcaatggcaacccactccagtactcttgcctggaaaatcccatggacggaggaacctggtatgctgaagtccatggtgtcccacagagtcggacacgactgaagcaacttagcagcagcagcacacagttaTAAGCATAATATATGTAGATGGATCCTAAACTACATATCATGTGTAATTCATAAATGAGATTGTGCTTACATAAAGAAATGATCCTCTTAAGTGTAGAATTAATGGacttttagatatgcagatgacatcacccttaaggcagaaagtgagaggaactagaaagcctcttgatgaaagtgaaagaggagagtgaaaaagttggcttaaagctcgacacgcagaaaactaagatcatggtatctggtcccatcacttcataggaaatagatggggaaacagtgtcagactttattttttggggctccaaaatcactgcagatggtgactgcagccatgaaattaaaaggcgcttactccttggaagcaaagttacgaccaacatagatagcgtattcaaaagcagagacattactttgccaccaaaggtccatctagtcaaggctatggtttttccagttgtcatgtatggatatgaaagttggactgtgaagaaagctgagcatcacagaattgatgcttttgagctgtggtgttggagaagactcttgagagtgagtcccttggactgcaaggagatgcaaccagtccattctaaaggagatcagtcctgggtgttcattggaaggactgatgctaaagctgaaactccagcactttggccacctcaagtgaagagttgacgcattggaaaagactctcaggctgggaggaattgggggaaggaggagaaggggacgacagaggatgaatggctggatggcatcaccaactcagtggacatgagtttgggtgaactccaagagttggtgatggacagagggtcctggcatgctgcgattcatggggtcacaaagagtcggacacaactgagcaactgaactgaactgacacaatatCCTTTCTGTGTTGGTGCTTGTATTTAAGACTGTAAATCTCATCAGCTTTTGCACAGTTAATGTCTCTATTAGACTCGTTAAAAAAGTATCTTCTAttgttaataaaatgtaaaaactgcACCTGCTATTATGCTAGCTTTCATTCTTACATATTTTCACAGGGAACTTGCTTTAATGAATTTTTTGTGAGaagttttaaatcaaattctGTGTCAGGATTTTACATTAATGTCCAATAGGTGGTTAGATTTGTTCAGTGTTAAAATAGATATTATGGTAACTTCCTCATCAGTTAAATTGCTAATTTAAAGTATAACATGTTTTTGATTAAGAGAAACTAACTTTTAGAGAGATTTGGCTGAGAATAGACACCTGTTAAggccctttgttgtacagaatgcTATGCTTTAATAAATCATGATGTTGTAATAGAATGGTATCTTCCTGAGTAATAATTTATAGTGTTTCTCTAGTAAATCTTgaatagcttatttaacttctgtggtcaaaaaaatgttctgtttccAGTCACATGTTTTCTAAATCTTCATGTCACTTACATGTTTGCcatcatttttgctttactgTATTTGCCTCTACGGATTCTTGAAGTTTTAGCTTCAAAGTCGCAATGAATctggtttctcttcatttctttgcatgcaTCTATCAGCCTAGTGATTTAAGGAAGCAGCATCGAAAGGTAAACTATTTAGTAATTTAGCAGGCCTTTGTTTCTCTGTGAAGTATTGAAGAGTCCTTATCGTGTAACGTGAATGAACACTGTGTGGTTATGTCCTGGTGAATAATTGACGTTTTAATGGAAGTGATGAAACTCACCCACCACTTAAAATGTGCTGATGGTTCTGTTGGAAATAGGTCATTCGTTGGGACAATTGTAACAATTTGCCTTTCTCCCACTTGCTTGCCTTCTGATCATCTCATGCTTGTTTATAATAGAaatagtattatttattatttctaaaaatttctgtacttatgtttttggccatgctgcacagcttatgggatcttagttccccaagcagggatcagaccagtgtcccggcagtgaaagtgccaagtcttaacctttggaccaccatggaatttcCGCTTAGTGTTTTCATGTAAGAAATGACTGAATCAGAGCCATAGATGTTAGATTTGCGGGAAGCCAATTTAATGATGGTGGGTAGCAGTGTGCAGGAGACTCTGTGTGCCGGGCACGTGCTTTCCGAGTCTGTCATCTCATCCCCAGGTGAGGTCCAGGCTGCTGCTATCCCCATTCATCAGACATAGACACTGAGGCTTAGCGAGGCCGGGCACCCTGCCCAGGCTCTCACACCCAGCAGCGTGGTGCGGACTGGTCTGATCAGAGCCTGGACACTTAACCATGGTGAGGTCCAGCCCGCTTTCCTCTAGAGGCTCTCGTGTCCATCACAGCATCCCTGATGGAGGGAGCATCAGGAGGGagctctctgcctctcccctcgGGTCACTTGGATGAGCCCCTGTTGTTGGAGTCCAGTGCCCCAAGTGCTGGCCTTCCTTGT
Coding sequences within:
- the LOC113888471 gene encoding liprin-alpha-1-like, encoding DQLILNLETLRAEVDQTRPRGAPFHHSRPHLGSAPDLRFPVADRPADSLGNGAVLRCPQKGRLAALHDEPSEGGAHNLLAAKWRPGREGDRRGHSQGAFRDPQWALQGALEEESAGTPCAIGRREKGEDMPTGLMGVQTRKEQDCERTQQASMLADVAQAFESDESVSDDEGDRVTLFSSATQLSPSRQANAKTLTVMMQEQLDIINEEIRLIEEEKENTEQRAEETESREGRGSLGSLRRFKSVSSLNLLSTSSHADSCPPLPKPRRRQHSLVQEGDQLGIMTLVCVCLLPAASLPQHAVFCLFFVFSLYTQKKIRYICYAQRSKSF